GTGTATctgcaaaaaaattaaaggaaggaggttgaaggaaggagaagggaaggagggaagtttTGCTGCCTCCTTAGAACTGTCCCTATGGtagctcacgtcaagagcctcgggtggtgactgatgtcatacataagagtgttaattgttaaattaagaacaagagtcactgtgcactaacttcccatgcaggacctctgtcttcagtgagttgtattaagagaattaactgtaaaatgtgttcacagtttgtgtgtgtgtgtctgtgtgtgcaagttgttgaaatcttagcatagaattggtcttctgtgtataaagttaattgaaaattaatcttaatggagaatgggaatgggagaaggaggaggaggggtgggagtgtgggtgggagggtgggtatggtgggaagaataactatattcctaaagttgtacttatgaaatttgtattccttaaataaaagttttctttgggaaaaatatgttatcacaaaaaataTCACAGAACATTTATAATATACTAGGTAAGAAGCAGGTTAGAGATTTCACCCATCCCACCCAAGCACATGGAAAGGAGTTACACAAAGACTCTAAGGCAGgggaataaaatgaaagaatcttAGAATTGAGCCTACAACAAGAGGTACTGATAAAATAGTAGCTCTAAGAACAAAAGCATTGAAGGATTCCTCTTAAATGCCTTTCATGAACTACAAAACAGCTAGAGAATATCTGATGGCAAGCAATAGACATGCGCACCAGCATCCTCTCTGATTCTATACAAAATAGCAATTTCCTGCCaatggaggagagagaaatctataGGATAAAATCGAAAAGGTTTGTTTAAATTTAAACAGGTAGGTGTGGAGGAAACACAATTGGCTCAGTAGAGGGGTTGTGCACTGACCTTAGCAACAGAGAAGAACCAAAACAAGGGGAGGACTGTATTTACAGAGAACTTTAGTTAATATGTGATAAGAATACAAAGACTCAGAATGGCAACATGCACACCACAGCATGGAGACTATGGTTCATCCCACTAACTTCCCTTTGTTAATGTCTCCACCAGGGGTTGTTGCCAGAACGTAAAAAGAAAAGTGAGCCAAGGTTGTGCACTCTAACAATGGGAAAAGCCATTGGGATCTGCCTGAGAGGAAGGCACTGCTCACCAGCTATCCACGACCTGTGGGGGCCTGCAGATGTCAACACTTCAGCCAGAGTTTCAGAAGGGCGCCTCACAGGCACTAACGTTTTCCAGGGTGAAAAAGCAATGAGGGGGTAAGAAGCTCAGGCCACGATGGCCCCACTCAGACAACTCAGATAATACTTCACTGAGACTGGCCAGGCAGGGAGTGTAGCTGGACTTCTCATCTGCACCTCTGACTTGTTCACCCTCTTTTTCACAGCCTTTACTGtctaaagtgatttttttacCCTAAGATCCAACTCAGTGTCTGCTGCTGGAGACTACAAATTGCTATAAACGAGAATAATGATACAAATTAGGGAGAAATGAATGTTTAATATTGCTGAAAATGCTGCAAAGAAAGAGTATGTAGGAATCTCGAGATGTAATATTTAACGCTTATGACCTAAGCATAAGGTACCAACAAATTTTTGTCTAAACAGTTAAACATGTCCCATTTCTATAACTAAAAGAATAATTAGAGATACTTTTGAAGGAAACAATAGTGCTAACCTTCCTCTCCCTTATCTCTCAATCCTCTtcaccttcttctccctcttcctttgcttcctcttcttcctctgcttcctctttgggcttttctttcttacaCAGCACAAGGAAGCAATACAAACATGAAAGAATCAAAGGAATGAGGAGTAATGTGGATGGAAGAAGCATTATTTTGTTTCTAGTTGACACTGGCACTGGTGGGTTCTTATCAAATGGTACTGGTGGTGGTGGACCACTATCTACACTACCTCCAGAGCCCCTGACAGTACAGTTGGGAGGTGCCCATCCTGGGTGACAGTGACAGTGCTGTTTATTATTGCAGACCCCACTCATGTTGCAATGCTGAGTCTGACAGGTTTCTGATGCCTTAACCATATCGACACATTTCCTGCGGAGGCACATCTTGCCTGGAGCACACACCGTGCCATCTTTCACTTCACCGATATCAGGTATGGACATCCCTAGGTGATAATCAGTGCCCCAGCAAGTGGTGCCATTGAGGTGAAACTGATGCACTGTAGAATGTTCTACCAGTGTTGGAACTGTGAGCACATTTTCACACTGAACTCTCCCACACATGACATCAGGAGCCATACACTTTACATATGTGGTGCCTTCAATACCACAGTGGCCAAAACGAGTTCCTTGGGTGTTCATTTCATTGTAGCAACTTTCAGATGCACTCAGGGCCTCTGTGCCAAAAATCTGCTTACACTGAGAATCGTGGTTATTACATGCATTTTCATAGCAGTAGGAATTTGTGCTACAGAGGATACCATCCTGTTTATATACATCATCTGGGCACACGTGTGACATCCCATTGCACCACTCTGGAAGATCACATTCATTGGTCTGCTCCCTACATACAGTTCCTTGTGGCAGGAGTTCACAGTCTTTGCAACAACctccaaaagcacaagcaacccCAGGCTTCAGAACACAGTCCATCAGACAACAAGGATCTTGGGAACACTCCTGTGAAGATCCACAGTCACATTCCTCCCCTTCTTCAACCACGCGGTTCCCACAGAAGCTCAACGTTACGACATGCTCTGGTTTTGCAGGAGACAATATACACGTTCCAGTATCCATGGTATTCGCCATATATTGGGAATAACTGCAGTTGCTGAATCGCCGTGAGGCCTCTCTGTTGGGATTCATTATGCAAAACTGTTCTCCACAAGTACACCATTCCTCATCGTGTGACATACCCAGACTATGGCCAAGCTCGTGGGTCAAAATAAGCGAAAAAGCACCCAACCTCTTGTCTTGAAATACATCAACTCCACAATTATGAGGATGTTGGCATACTCCTTTAATATAGGACACACCAATGCTGTCATGAAATTCTTTTATGATAAGATTTGCAACATCGTGGTGAAGACGATCATCAAAACTTGATGTTTTCCACATAGCAAATTGCTCTGAAACTGTATATAAATCACCAGTTATTTCAACTGGGTTTCCCTCACTCCAGATTTCAATCCCTGTCAAAATGACATCAACCTCTATGTGATAGTAAAGTTCATCCACCATATTAATTATATCAAATACTTCTAACATCACTACTGTCTCATTACTTTGAGAGTACTCGAATCTAAAATAGTCCACAACCACTGCTAGCTCAACAAATCGCCAGTGGGTCCACCAATTCAGATGAGAACGTGGTTTCAGAGAGAAATTGTATGATGCTTGAAATGCCCATTGGCGTGCTATTAACTCTTCTGTTAACCCACATCTCATGTGCGGGGACTCTGTCTCATCACTGCCTACCTGATACATCAGGTGCTCAAATGTGGTAGAGTGCCTGATGGGTTCAATTTCATACATGAGGTCATTTATCTGTAGCATTCCTCGAAATCCCCCAGAACAGGTGCTGAGGGC
The nucleotide sequence above comes from Oryctolagus cuniculus chromosome 20, mOryCun1.1, whole genome shotgun sequence. Encoded proteins:
- the LOC138842981 gene encoding disintegrin and metalloproteinase domain-containing protein 20-like; the protein is MAVCGALMHTRITLLLLCLEVSLSIHGLSQARPSQHFSSPEVVIPSKVTSTGRGAKAPGWLSYRLRIGGQRHIVHMRVKRLLVSTHLPVFTYTEQHGLQEDHPFVPDDCYYHGYVEGAPESLVALSTCSGGFRGMLQINDLMYEIEPIRHSTTFEHLMYQVGSDETESPHMRCGLTEELIARQWAFQASYNFSLKPRSHLNWWTHWRFVELAVVVDYFRFEYSQSNETVVMLEVFDIINMVDELYYHIEVDVILTGIEIWSEGNPVEITGDLYTVSEQFAMWKTSSFDDRLHHDVANLIIKEFHDSIGVSYIKGVCQHPHNCGVDVFQDKRLGAFSLILTHELGHSLGMSHDEEWCTCGEQFCIMNPNREASRRFSNCSYSQYMANTMDTGTCILSPAKPEHVVTLSFCGNRVVEEGEECDCGSSQECSQDPCCLMDCVLKPGVACAFGGCCKDCELLPQGTVCREQTNECDLPEWCNGMSHVCPDDVYKQDGILCSTNSYCYENACNNHDSQCKQIFGTEALSASESCYNEMNTQGTRFGHCGIEGTTYVKCMAPDVMCGRVQCENVLTVPTLVEHSTVHQFHLNGTTCWGTDYHLGMSIPDIGEVKDGTVCAPGKMCLRRKCVDMVKASETCQTQHCNMSGVCNNKQHCHCHPGWAPPNCTVRGSGGSVDSGPPPPVPFDKNPPVPVSTRNKIMLLPSTLLLIPLILSCLYCFLVLCKKEKPKEEAEEEEEAKEEGEEGEED